GTAtgaaacatatatatatatatatatatatatatatatataaaataaaagagaataacTCTCTCTCTGCTTCAGGGTATACTGAGCAAAGTCTCAAATTTTTCCATGACTTCTGTGGTTTGACTTGCAATGTAACATTTTGACTCATTGCTGCTTAAATTGAACAGCTTGACATGATTCACAACTCTCATTCTGCCAAGTAACATTGTTCCTTTGACTGCATAAAGTACTCTAAAAGGTCAGACTGGCTTTGAGCATTAGAAATTTGACctgcaaaattatttgcctTTCATAACATTAGGATTTCATCTCAGAAGGGTATTTGGAAGATAAATTAGTTCAGATCTATAAAGAACATATGATTACAGAAGCAGAAGGAGACTACAAACTAAACTTACCACTAAAGATTTTATACCAGGTGCTGTGTACAATGGTTGAATTGCACTGGCTTTAAATAAatgatgggaaaagaaaaatcacatcatCCTTAACACAGTACTAAGTCAGTCATGTTTTGtgcaaaatagaaaaacaacacaaaatgcTGAAGAACATACAATTTGCAAAGCCGCATAAATGTCTACTTTACATAACATACAATATTTCCAAGTAATCTATTTCAATGttctttttatagaaaaaatCCTATTATGGTACCCTTCAGTACCAAGCACAGACCAGGTGAACAGCTGTTCCTTGCCTGAAGTCAGACCAGAAAACCTCTGTGTACTCAAGGACAgtaaatttgtttgttttttacatgGAAGGTACAGATCAGAACTTGGGTTTCCTAGTAATGTCACAAGACAGTGTTGCCAAAAAAAGTCATTATTCTACTTACTTCATTAGATATTGCTGCTCCTTAAAACTTCTGTGCTATTTACTTTATAACCATCTAAAACTTAATGTTTCTTCTCATCAACAGGTCACAACATATCAATTTAAATATGGGGATTCTGAGCCACCTATTGATCCTCCACCTCCTCTGGGCTGCTTTGGTCTTTTGTCAGTACGAAGACTATGATTTTGAGGATGAATATGGTGGGGAGCCAGATCATCAACTTCCATATTATTTTAACCCAAACACCCAAGTTGAAGTTCCTcgttttccttttccagttgaGTGTGCCAAGGAATGCTTTTGTCCACCAGCTTTTCCCTTATCCATGTACTGTGATCACCGAAAACTCAAGACAATACCAAACATCCCCAGTCATGTCCAACAACTTTATCTACAAAACAACAACATtgaagctgtgcctgcaggaccATTCACTAATGTCACCTTCATAAGGGAAATTAACCTCAGCTACAACAATATTAAGTTCCATATGATTGACCATGGTGTTTTTGCCAAACTTTCCCATCTCGTGCAACTTCATTTACAACATAATGAACTAGAAGAATTTCCAttccctctgcccagctctctaGAGAGACTCCTCCTTGGTTTCAATAAAATTTCCCGGTTACCTGCAAATGCATTGGAAGGATTGCCCAACATGACCACGCTTGACCTTTGTAATAACTTACTTGACGACTCAGTATTCAAAGAAAAACCCTTctcaaatatgaaaaatttaatGCAGCTCAACTTATGCAACAACAAATTACAGACAATGCCTCCTGACCTGCCACCGTCACTTCGGCATCTTTCTCTTGAAAATAACTCCATTTCTCATATTCCAGAAAACTATTTCCACAGACTTCCCCACATCATTGCTCTAAGAATGTCCCACAATAACCTGCAGGACATTCCGCACAACACCTTTAATCTACCCAACCTTCTGGAACTTAATCTTGGACATAACAAATTGAAACAAGTGTTCTATATTCCAAGAAGTTTGCAGCATTTGTACATTGAAGACAACGAAATTGAAAGTAGGTTGATGGCTAAATTTTGTAAAAAGCAATAAACTGAGTGGATTTTGGCACTGCTTGTGGGAGGAGTGTGGGAGAATATCATCCTATATTCTTTGAAGATGTATTTATATTGCATCCCAGTCATTTGAGACCAATTTGAAATTAGAGaggatttaatttttgaagCTTTCATCTAATTCACAGTTCTTTGTAAAAGTTGATACCAGTTTTTCATGTAACagcaaaaatttttaaaaacatttcttctgatTTGGCAACTGATAAAATATacagagaaaaggaattatgaaaatatttcattctcaTAAAACAGTAATTACAAATCCCTTACCTCACAACCTTATATTTAGCAAGTCCCCAAGCTGGTACCATTGTCAGTTACAAAACCGATTTAAAACATAGAGAAGGGTTATATTACTGTGCACCACAAAAACATCTtccattttaaatttcaaaacataAGTTTCACATTTGCGATAGGTCTAAAACATAACTgccttttgcattttaatttatatttttcactcCCTTACAGATATCAATGTTACTGTGATGTGTCCAACTCTGGACCCACTGAACATCAAGCAGTTAACCTACATACGGGTGGACCAGAACAAGCTCACAAGCCCCATCAGCTCCTACGCCTTCTTCTGCTTCCCTCTCATCAGAACCATTTATTATGGAGAGCAAAATGTCACTGTCAGCAGGCCAGGCCAGCTCAGAACACCGGTGTTCCGGCGGTTTCTAACaccagaggaattccaggaagCAGAAGACAATCATGAAACGCTCAATCAAGAAACTGAAGAAGATCATGAAGCAGAAGACAGCTATTTTCATCCTTATTATCACTGAAGTAATCATTGTTAATAAGTATATGTGGAAACTTCTCATTAGTCTGGGTTATTCATATCTATCCTTGAGCAACTGAGCAGTTTGGGATATCCAAGATGCATCTATAAAGTGGAGATAGGAGTTTAGAGTAGGTAAATGTCATATTACTGGTGTAGTAAAAAACAACACTAGGAACAAAGAGCACTCACCTGAGCATTAGATAAAGTTCTGGCACATAACCTGGGTTGATGATGGGCTCACCTTTCGGTGAGCAGCCAAAGTGAAAAATTGACTTGAAATTCTGTTCTAAAGTGACCCAATTGCAAAATGACTACAATATAAATCAGTGTCATAATTCAACAGGAACAAGTGATTAAGGCCAAAAATCCATCCAGCTCTACATCCtactgctgacagcagcagcagagatgcacTAGAGAAAAGGACAAGAGATTGAGATTACAAAATACTTCCACAAGGTTCCTCCACATCTCCCAGAAATACAGATATTTCTTCTTCCAATATCAAACTGGACAAGGACATCACAAACACAGAACTTCAAACCTTCCTCATATTACGTTTCAAGTGTCCTGACAAGCTGTATTATAATATTCACTTCTTTGGATGTCCTTTAACTATCACAGTCTTTCAAAGGAGATTTCAGCTAATTACTAACACAGGCAATAAACAATCTTtcactgagctgctgggatCTAGGGAAAAGCGTGTGCATTAACACAACTGAACCATTAGCATTTATATTTTCCCTACGCTTCAGCCCATGTTATTTTAGAAGGCACATAGAAATGTAATGTAATCTTTGCATTTAGAATTATTCATCAAGTAGGACAGTTACAAAGAAAAGCATTGCAGGCTTTTTAAACTATTAATTTAACTATTAATTTATCCCTCTGCACAGCTAATACAAATTAGCTGTATTCTGCTTCAAAGTACAATCAACACTGCTTTAAGTAACCTGAAGAAAACTTTAAGCTATGCAAATTTTTATTATGTCTTATGCCTAGAAACAGAGCCAGATAACTACAGGGGAAGATAACAATATAGAGCActttattgccttttttatcacttctttatttttcagcactTTTTCCCTGATAGAGCTTTACtagctgtgaggaaaaaaaaaatccctgttttcaACACCAAAATGAAACTTTGCTAGATAGAGCCATACATCATACTACCAACTTTGCATAAAATTATGTAGTCTTTTTAGTTGTCCTACACTTAAAGTATAATGTAATCAGATTTCTATTAGAATTTGAGAAGCTAGGcaggtttcattttttctcatagaatttttgagggtttttttttcttttttttttctttttttttttttcattttttctcgTAGaatttttgaggggttttttttaggcaCGTATTAATATTTATGGTTTCTGATGTATCAACTGAAGtattaagaaaatgaaaatacttaatTGCTTCTTTTTAAGAGAAAGATTTATTGTAAAGCTATGAATATAAACTTTAGGAATATATAGAGACTTTAAGGACAATTGGTTGTAAGAATTTGTAGGTACAAAATCTATTCTATTGTTATTAATTTGTGGATCTTCAGCCAACTAACTCGAGAAATGTGgtcctctctccttcccctttttcttATCTGCATTCTGAGAAGATCCAGTATTCATAGCAAACTATTTTATGGTCACCTCACAAATTCACAGCACTAAAGAatgtctgcttttaaaaaaaaaattattaatgtttATCACCCTCAAACACCTCTGGGTTTCTGAAAAGGGGACACATACATGTATTCATTCCTTAAGTACTCAATATCATTTATGTATACTATATACAAGAATTTAGACATATCTGTACCTTTATTGCTTTATTAATACATACATGTAGTATATTAACTTTTCAActatttcagattttaagtGAATGGTGCACAAAATGCAAATCTAAAATAAGAGGCTTTTTTGAAAGGCTTgctcagctttaaaaataaaagaacactATTCTGCTATAGTATGAATATTACATCTTTTATCACaaactttctgctttttaaagacatttatgAAACAAAGCTTGGCTTTAGTTCTAAAGTAGAAATCACAATATTGATGCTATATACATTCCTCAAAGTCAAACTGGAAATTATTGGAAACTTCAGAGCTGTCTTATTACACTTGACTCATTCAGGTGGAATATGAAATTTGTATTACAAGCAGAATTATTATAATTCACCTTCTTTCAAATAATATTATCATATAATCTGTAGCACATAGGACACTTATTCCAGAAAGGCTTTTACAGTGGACAGAGAACTAAAGACTTGCTAGCCttagaaaaatgagaattataATAAAGTACTGGATTAATGGATATCTAGCTGAGTGAAATTTGCTCTGGTAACACAGGGGATGCTGTCTGTAAAAGTCatgatttttttgccttccaaGTATCTTGGAGTTCTCTGAGGGAATCATGGAGGACACGGAAAAGAGAGATCCTGGTCCAAACAGCCTACAAAAATTCCTAAAGGCTTTTTAGGAAATTAAGTTGCCACAGATTAAAAGGCAACATCATGAACAAAAATCAAAGTACGAGAAACAGCCTAAGAATAAATGGTCAGTTCTTGCTGTGGAGGGAATCCCACTGGTGGGAACTGTGCAGAGGGCCTGTGCTGAAATTTATTCCCTTTAAAATGCTAGCAAGAGATGGACAAACCAGGCTGAGAAGTGAGATGCCAACAATGAGTGCTAAGTGTGGCTGGAGAATGGCTGCAAAAGTCCTCAGGATGCTAAAACAGCCAGTGGAGCTCATCACAGTTAAATGAGAAGTGATGCCCATGGAAATGATGATCTCAGTTCCACATTAAAACTAATGAAGGATGACCTCACCAGCATCACTCAGGGAGCAAGACTCAGAAGTGCTTCAGTAGCAATAGGTGTTCAGTGAAAACTGGCTCAGCACCCAGGAGTCACAAAAAGCAAACTCAAATGTAGGGAGTAACTAGAGCCAAATGGAAAACAAGAGACGTCAAGACACTGCCATAAATCTGTGGCTGACCCAGACGCTGAATGCAGTATTGATTTCCAAAGCCTCAGGTAGCTGGTGTAATTACACAGGGCATGATTGGAAAAGGATTAGAGCAAGGTCACCCAAGGTAAGGACTGGCTTCTGTATCAACAACATGGAATGCACTAGGGCTCAGCAAAGAGATGGCTGAGGGGGATACAGAAGATACCCACAAAATTAtgggctgcagtgacagcaAGGGCCTGGGGACCTGCTCCAGTACAAGGGAAGGAGCCATCGAATGAAGCTCATGTGTCCCACGTACCTGAGGACACAGTGGGTGCAGCAGCAATTTTAGACATGGTGTTGAGAAAAGACACAGACAAGTAATTGTGTTCCTTGGAAGAGATCCATTAAAGGTTGCTAAAGGAAACACAGTAGGGACAAAAGTACTGAGCTGAAAATAACTGGAGAATGGATTTGAAGACAGGACAGAGACAAGGATCATACATCATTGCTCTATTCTCTGTCTTCCCAAAGCATCTGTTCATGGGCATTACTGGACACAGGACATTGTACACAAACCTTTATTATTAATTCCTCACCATTTCTATGTTGTCACTATCCTGAACCATGGTAACATGCTGGTACTGCTCCTCACTACCACTGCCTTGAGACAGTGTAAAACTTACTTCCTTCGTGTTTGCTCTGGTACTTACTTACAAACTATACAGTGTTTTTAAAGGAGGAAACAGGTTCATAAACTAAGAACTAAACATGTTATTTATTTCATCAGTAACATCAAAACCTAACAATGAAATAGCTTAATGAGTTTGTTTACAGCACAGTCAGAAAATCCAGATCAAGCTTTGTGTCTGTATTTTAACTCTGCAACTCCATGAACAATTCAGGTAAAGTGCTAACCACCAGAAGTCAttataaaaatcaaaagaaagagaaataaaagtagTTTAATCCAActgtttatatttctttctttagccCAAAAAAAGTGGGaatacattttgctttttcctgataaatattttttacactTTGCTTCAGTACTCCAATAATAAAAGTTATGTGGATGAGGACAGAAGCTCCTTTAgagaaaacagatattttacatttcacattttctgactTAGCTTAACATATTCATATTCCACTTTTACAatacaaatccatttccttcttttttgccCAACCTGATCATTGTGAGCTATAAGCATGGGCATTTCCTacctgaaaagcaggaaaggggaATATACTatatttttaaccaaaaaagTACACATTGAAGAGACTTCACTATCATTTTCCAGTACTGCTGCAAGAGTATGAACTATTCAGCTATAAGCCAATTTACGTATACACTATTGCAACTTACGGAATTCCAcaaatacaaacattttaaatgctttaactGTTTTGCCcaaaatttatatttctaaCAACCTAAttaatttgaaaggaaaataaatagaaacacAACGTTGTAATTCATTGCATTAATCCATCAtctagagaggaaaaaaaaccccaacaattccCCTCTTCTACAAGTACAACACAAGGAAAACAGATAAATGTGAAGATGAGCCATGAACACAGTAAAACAGATGCTATGAACAACAAAAGGAACACATGCCTGGAACACTGAAGTAAAATATGGATAAGGCAAATGACTCTTGGAGCCCTGACTCAAATGTCCCTGTGGACATAGTAACAGCTCTCAACAAATGATGGTATTGTCATAAGGAAGTAATGCCAATTCTGGAAGGAATTCTAAGAAATTGTAATAAATTGCAGTAGGTTGGCTTTTGTTTCAGGATATAACTGATGTCACAGAGCAAAGCTCAGGAGAACATGTGTTCAACAGAGAGGTCTGGGTAAATAGACAGCACTGTTACTCTGGTTATCATTTGTATTTGTTAACCATAGTTTGATTCCTGTTTAATATTATGCATAATTTTTGCAATGtgctttattaatttataacACAGTAActgataaaagatttttttccagaaatggaagaaataaaggTAATGTCTTCAGCCTTAAAAAATTCTGATTATAAATCAGAAACATATGGAAGGATGTTCATACAATCACTAGGTCATTTTTCAGCTGTCTTCATTTTGCAGCTGGTGGCCCTAACAGTGACCTAAACTGATTTAATTCACTGAGCCTTGGAAACAGTTGCAACTTTTCATAAAAATCTGGAGGTGTTTATGCATAACTATTTAATTTCAGGTACTTCTTTAGTGATTCTGAATCTTGAAGAATGTTCTATATTTTCTCTCTAGGACatgacatttattttacattcatACTACCTCTGAACCCTCCTCCATCCCTTAAGGGTGCTGAGTTGGAATTGACTTTGCTTTACACAATGACTCTTCTATAGCACCACCTTCAGTTCTCAAACCAGCAAAGAAACCAGGAGAttgctccctcctccctctgtgATACTTTTAGTTCCCAGAATAAATGCAACTCCACCATCATTACTGCCATTATAGTagcttaaaaattatttttacaccCTCTGTCAGGACCTtaacaaaaagcagaagagaatgaAGGAGCCTCAGAAGTTTCATATCATACATTTATGCAGCAGCAAAGACATAAAGGTAGTTTTAGAAACTAGAATTAATACCACATAAATATCAAAGAAAAGGCttgtgttttagaaaaaaaacttgTGTAGTGAACCATTCCAAAAAGTTCTTTCTTTTAGGttacaaaaggagaaaataaaaatagaaccATCAAGTTCAGTTCAAACATCACTTAATGCTTTTGCCCTATTAACAGTCAATCTCTCACCGTTTGCAGATTATTATGCACATGCTATCAGGCTGGTGCAATAACTGTCTTTTCCTCCATAAAACCTTTTCTATTATAATTACTCCAATCCATAACAGCTGGTCAACATTGTGAAGTGTTTAAATCACACTCCACACAAATTATGCCAAGGAAGCTCCAACATGTTACCTCATGAAGCAGAAATAtcacacacaaaagaaaatccagcaTTGTGCCCGGGTCTATAAATACCCAAA
This portion of the Motacilla alba alba isolate MOTALB_02 chromosome 12, Motacilla_alba_V1.0_pri, whole genome shotgun sequence genome encodes:
- the OMD gene encoding osteomodulin; this encodes MGILSHLLILHLLWAALVFCQYEDYDFEDEYGGEPDHQLPYYFNPNTQVEVPRFPFPVECAKECFCPPAFPLSMYCDHRKLKTIPNIPSHVQQLYLQNNNIEAVPAGPFTNVTFIREINLSYNNIKFHMIDHGVFAKLSHLVQLHLQHNELEEFPFPLPSSLERLLLGFNKISRLPANALEGLPNMTTLDLCNNLLDDSVFKEKPFSNMKNLMQLNLCNNKLQTMPPDLPPSLRHLSLENNSISHIPENYFHRLPHIIALRMSHNNLQDIPHNTFNLPNLLELNLGHNKLKQVFYIPRSLQHLYIEDNEIENINVTVMCPTLDPLNIKQLTYIRVDQNKLTSPISSYAFFCFPLIRTIYYGEQNVTVSRPGQLRTPVFRRFLTPEEFQEAEDNHETLNQETEEDHEAEDSYFHPYYH